The following are encoded in a window of Phaseolus vulgaris cultivar G19833 chromosome 3, P. vulgaris v2.0, whole genome shotgun sequence genomic DNA:
- the LOC137806621 gene encoding putative pentatricopeptide repeat-containing protein At5g40405: MKCLKRIAKHPTISVVNSCTTLKEVKQIHAQLVVKGTLNNPHFHGQFVATIALHKTTNLLQYANKILHSQQTHPTLFTLNSMIRAFSKSSTPSKSFHFYTNILHSNTLSPDNYTFTFLVRTCAQLHVHVTGLCVHGAVIKHGFEHDPHVQTGLVFMYAELGCLSSCYAVFEGVVDPDLVSQTAMLHACAKCGDVDFARKLFEEMPERDYVAWNAMIAGYAQSGRPREALDMFRSMQLEGVKLNEVSMVLVLLACTHLGALDQGRWVHAYVERYKVGMTVTLGTALVDMYAKCGNIDKAMEVFWGMKERNVYTWSSAIGGLAMNGLGEESVDLFYTMKREGVQPNGVTFISVLKGCSVVGLVEEGRKHFDTMRSVFGIDPQLEHYGLMVDMYGRAGRVDEALKFINSMPMKPHVGAWSALLHACRVCKNKELGELALKKIVELEDKNDGAYVLLSNIYAEHKNWERVSSLRQTMKAKGVRKLPGCSVIEVDGEVHEFIVGDKSHPRYSEIELKLEEISRCLRLTGYVANTNPVLFDIEEEEKEDALSKHSEKIAIAFGLISLKGVPIRVVMNLRICWDCHNVAKMISKNFNREIIVRDRNRFHHFKHGECSCKDYW, translated from the coding sequence ATGAAGTGTTTGAAAAGGATCGCAAAGCACCCAACGATTTCAGTGGTAAATTCATGCACCACATTGAAAGAGGTGAAGCAAATACACGCTCAGTTGGTGGTTAAGGGTACCCTCAATAATCCCCACTTCCATGGCCAATTCGTTGCCACCATAGCCCTTCACAAAACAACCAATCTTCTTCAATATGCCAACAAGATCCTCCATTCCCAACAAACCCACCCTACACTCTTCACTCTCAACTCCATGATCAGAGCCTTCTCCAAAAGCTCCACTCCTTCCAAAAGCTTCCATTTTTACACCAACATTCTTCACTCTAATACCCTCTCCCCTGACAACTACACATTCACCTTCCTGGTTCGCACGTGCGCTCAACTCCACGTGCACGTCACAGGCTTGTGCGTTCACGGTGCAGTCATAAAGCACGGCTTTGAGCACGACCCACATGTGCAAACCGGGTTGGTTTTCATGTACGCTGAACTGGGTTGCCTCAGTTCGTGTTACGCTGTGTTTGAAGGGGTTGTTGACCCGGACTTGGTTTCTCAAACCGCCATGTTGCATGCTTGTGCCAAGTGTGGTGACGTTGACTTTGCAAGAAAGTTGTTTGAGGAAATGCCTGAGAGAGATTATGTTGCGTGGAATGCGATGATTGCGGGGTATGCGCAGAGTGGAAGGCCCAGAGAGGCGTTGGATATGTTTCGTTCGATGCAATTGGAGGGTGTGAAACTTAATGAGGTGTCCATGGTTTTGGTTTTGCTTGCGTGTACCCATTTGGGTGCATTGGATCAGGGAAGATGGGTGCATGCATATGTGGAGAGGTATAAGGTTGGGATGACAGTGACACTGGGAACTGCACTTGTTGACATGTATGCAAAATGTGGGAACATTGATAAGGCAATGGAGGTTTTTTGGGGAATGAAGGAGAGGAATGTTTACACTTGGAGTAGTGCAATAGGTGGGTTGGCCATGAATGGTCTTGGGGAGGAGAGTGTAGATCTTTTTTATACTATGAAACGAGAGGGAGTTCAGCCGAATGGAGTTACCTTCATTTCTGTCTTGAAAGGGTGCAGTGTGGTTGGGTTGGTGGAGGAAGGTCGAAAGCATTTTGACACAATGAGGAGTGTTTTTGGAATTGACCCCCAGCTTGAGCATTATGGCCTAATGGTTGATATGTATGGTAGAGCAGGGCGTGTCGACGAAGCTTTGAAGTTCATCAATAGCATGCCTATGAAGCCTCATGTTGGTGCTTGGAGTGCTTTGCTTCATGCTTGTAGAGTGTGTAAAAACAAGGAACTGGGTGAGCTTGCATTGAAAAAGATAGTGGAACTAGAAGACAAAAACGATGGTGCTTATGTCCTTTTGTCAAATATATATGCTGAGCATAAGAATTGGGAAAGGGTGAGTAGTTTGAGGCAGACCATGAAGGCTAAGGGTGTGAGGAAGCTCCCTGGTTGTAGTGTCATAGAAGTTGATGGTGAAGTTCATGAGTTCATTGTTGGAGACAAGTCTCATCCAAGATATAGTGAGATTGAATTGAAGCTGGAAGAAATCTCTAGGTGTTTAAGACTAACAGGGTATGTGGCTAACACTAACCCTGTGCTTTTTGATATAGAAGAAGAGGAGAAGGAGGATGCTTTGAGTAAACATAGCGAGAAGATAGCCATTGCTTTTGGGTTAATTAGTTTGAAGGGTGTTCCCATTAGGGTTGTTATGAACCTGAGGATTTGCTGGGATTGCCATAATGTAGCAAAGATGATATCCAAAAATTTTAACAGGGAAATTATTGTCAGAGACAGAAACAGGTTTCATCATTTTAAGCACGGCGAATGCTCTTGTAAAGATTATTGGTAA